Genomic DNA from Peribacillus simplex:
ATCAGGTTGCAATTGCATTGACATTAATCAGGCAAAGGCATGCTGTAGAAGCACAAAAGCAGGTTTCCAAAACTACAAATGACTTGTTATTGAAGAACTCCGAGATGCTGAAAACGAATACCATCGAAACGGCAAAGGAAAATGAGCGCGGACTTGTCGATATCGAAACATTAAAGAATACCCAAGCTAACTTGATATCCACGCTTGAGGAAACCATGAGGATTCAAGAAGAAGGAAGGCATAAACGCCGGCAAGCCGAACAGGAATTGGCATCAATGGAAAATGAACTGAAACAGAAACTATTAGAGATAAAGGGATAAGGGGAGATAATATGGAAACTATCGAGGCTATAAAAACGAGAAGAAGCATTGGAATCGTCAAGCAAGATCCGGTACCAAAGGAAATGATCGAGCAAATCATTGAAGCTGGAACGTATGCACCTAATCACCATCGAACTGAGCCTTGGCGCTTTTTTGTATTGACTGGAGAAGGAAGAAATAAACTTGGGGAGGTATTCGAAGAAATCACAAGAATTGAAAATGCTGATGATACCCCTGAAAGTTTAATCAGCAAGCTCGAAAGGCAAAAAAAGAATCCATTAAGGGCTCCAGTCATCATCGCAGTGGGCATAGAGCCTAGTGATAAGAATAATGTCCTAGTGGCAGAAGAATATGCGGCAGTGAACAGTGCCATTCAAAACATGCTTCTTGCAGCACATTCCTTAGGTCTGGGAGCAGTATGGAGAACGGGAAAAATAACTTATCATGAAAAGGTACGTGAATTTTTCAATTTATCCCCAAAAGGAGAAGTATTGGCTTTCATATACTTGGGTTATCCTGATATGGAGCCAAAACCTGCCAAGAAAACACCGATTGATGAATTGACCACATGGATCGAATGAAGGGGTGAGGGGAAGCTGCATCAGTAAATACACACTGATGCAGCTTTTTTTTGCCTTTCCTTAAATCTGATTTTAATGAAAGGGATTTGGATTCGTCAGGCTTCGTTTCAAGTGACGGTTGATGAATTAGGCTGTACAATACATAGGAAGAGTAAATTTTTATGAATTAGGATGTGTCTATAGATGAGAACGATTGATCCATTCGAGATACTTGATGGAAAAGCGATAAAATATTTGGATGTTTTTGGCATGGAGGATGGAATTGCTTTAAAGAGTAAGTACGAAGATAAAACGTATTGGATATATGATTATTATTGCATGCACCAGTCTTGTGATTGCCAGGAAGTATACCTTGAATTCGTTGAGGAGCTTAAAGGCAATAAACAGGCAGGACAGCATTTTGGAGTGAGGGTTTCTTTCGGGGATAATCAATTTGTCCTGGAGGACTATAATATTTCCAAGCAAAAGGCGATGGATATTGCGGAAGATACGTTAAAATACAGTAAAGATGTAATGGAGTTATTTAAACAGCGGTATCAGCAAATGAAGGATAAAGGCACCCAAATCATCATGGAAAGTGCAAAGGCAGCTAAAATGCCGCATGTTCATACAGAACCGGTCATTGGCAGAAACGAACCTTGCCCATGTGGAAGCGGGAAAAAATACAAAAAATGCTGCGGCGCAGCTTAACATCTCATGGAAGCTGACTCGATTCGGGGTCGCTTCTTTTTTATTTGGGAAAAAATTGAGTAATGAATAAAAAAATATGGCATTTAACGAACGTTTGTTCTATAATAAGAGTACCAGATAATAATACAAAGGGAAATAAAAAGTAGTCATTTAGACGGAATTTTCCAAAAACTTCTTTTTTATTTTCATAAATCTGGTATATATAAGAGAGAAGAGTTTTTTGATCTCATCTCTTTCAACGGTAGACGGCAACCAGACGGGATGAATATCCCTACACTGATGGCAGTTTAACTTATTGAACGAAGGAAGGGGTAATCAAATGACAAGAGAAAAAAGATTAATACCTTACAAAGTTCTTGAAGTAATGGAAACGGTGAAAGAGAAGATACCTGAGGGTGTCGAGCTTGTGAAAGCCCCGGCAATTTGGGAGAAAAGCAATTATGGTGAGAGCGTGGTAGTTGCCGTCATCGATACAGGCATTGATAAGGGACATCCAGACCTCAAAGAAAGAATCATTGGTGGGAAGGATTTTACCAATACCGGAGATTATCAAGATGATAATGGACATGGGACACATGTTAGCGGTACGATTGTGGCTGCAGTCAATAATGCTGGTGTAGTGGGAGTGGCTCCAAAAGCGAGCATATTAGCGTTAAAGGCCCTAAATGGTCAAGGGCAAGGTGATATAGATTGGATTAATGGAGCTCTAGAGTATGCAATCAATTGGCGGGGACCTAATGAAGAAAAGGTTTCGGTTATTTCACTTTCACTTGGCGGGCCTCCGGATGAGGCTGAACACAAACTCATTCAAAAAGCCCTACAGAACGATATCCTTGTTGTTTGCGCAGCTGGAAATAGCGGTGATGGGCGTCATGAAACGGATGAATTGGATTATCCAGGAGCATATCCCGAGGTAGTGGAAGTCGGAGCTGTGGATTTAAGCAGAAATTTAGCGGATTTTTCGAATACAAATGATGAAATTGACCTGGTGGCGCCAGGTGTCGATATTCTTTCTACGTATCCAGGGAATAAATATGCCAGGTTGAGCGGAACGTCAATGGCTACGCCTCATGTAAGCGGTGCAGCAGCCCTCTTGAAAGTGATTGCTGAAAAGGAATTTGACCGCAATTTAACAGAAGCGGAATTATATGCACAGCTGGTGAAAAGTACGGAAGATCTGGGAATAAGCAAAAAAGCACAGGGAAATGGATTGCTTAACTTAACGATAGCGGACCAAAGAGCTGAAAAATCGATTAAGATTACCATAGAATCAGAAAACATTAAGTTACCGAGTAAATCGGTGGTCATGGAATAATAGAAGAGAAAAAAGGTGCCTCAAGAATTTTTGGGGCACCTTCCATAATGATTATTTTTTAGTTTTCCTTAGAGCTGCAAAAAGCGCTACAATGGACAGAATTAGTGAAATGACAGCCAGAGTGATGATCAGTGTTTGATTGCCAGCACCTTCTGTTGTTGCTGAATCCTTTGAATTGTCAGTTGCCGTGGAATCATTAGTGTCAGCTTCATCTTTGTGGCCATGGTCCGCAGGTTCTGCATCAGCCTTGGGCGCAACTGTAATCTCCGTTACAGAATGCGGTAGGTCTGAGCCTTCATCACCGCTCCATTCAACAATTTCACCATCTTCGTAATATTGAAATGCATCCCAGGCAACTTTCGTTTCTTCTTTAGGGTTTTGTGCTACGAAAGAGAATTGCTGGAATTGTCCAGCGGCAATTCCTTCATCGGTTGCTGCCCAAGTTACCGATTTTACATGCCCATCTTTGTCATCTTCCGTTGTTACTTTCCACCCCGGTATAGGCTGATAGCTTTCAAAAGTAACCCCTTCAGGTACTTTTAAAGTCACCTTTGTAGTGGCAGTTTCTTTTTCTACTGGTACTTTGAGTGTATAAGTTTCCCACGCCTCAGGTGCAGATGAACTAGGCTTGACTGTAACGTGAGCATATGCTGAACCGGAAAAAATGAATAATGCGGCAAATGTGAAAATAAGTAGCTTTGAAATATTTTTCATTAGTATAAATCCCTCCTATTATGAATTCCCTATCAAAATTATAAAATCAGCATTAATTGAATCCAGGTTTTCAGTTAATCCGTGAACATGGATATTCCACTTTCCTGGCATGGTTAATAAAGACTTGGATGTAAATGTACCTGTGTTTTTCTCCTTCATTTGCAATTTTATTTCACCGCTTGGCGTATCTACTGGCTGCATAGTGATTGTAAGCTGCTCTATTTCAGCAATGGGTTTGCCTTCATTGGAAAGATTTACTTGAATCAGGTTATCCCCGACTTCATTGGGAGTTACCATTAATGTAACCTCATTATTTTCTTCAGTCATTAACGTCTTTTCAATGGGCCCTGGAGAAGACATGGCAGTTTGGACATTTGTCAATAGAGATGCAACGAGAAGTATGACGATCCCTAAACCAAACTCCATTCCCACACTATAACCAAGTTTTTTCGTTTGTTTTTTCCCTCTGAGAAAATGAAAGCCTCCTAAAACGATCATGACTAACATGAGACCGATTTTCGCCAGTAACAATTGTCCATATGTTGTGTTGAACAATGAATGGACAGTCGGAACATGCTGTAAACTGCTATATATCCCGCTAACAATCAGTATGATTACAAACAGAAATGCCCATCTGGAAAACCTTTGAATGATCGACCAGTAAAATGTTTTCTTATCTTCTTGGACTGCCTGCCGTTCAGCAAGCCCAGGTAAAATCACCAATAAGGCCATAATGCCGCCGAGCCATAAAGCCATGGACAACAAATGAAGGAAATCCATCAAAACGGCCAGAAACTGATTAGGAACAGCTGCTGTATGTCCAGTTAAAGCCTTACAAATCATCAAGCTTGCCATTATGATGAAAGAAAGGAAAGGCAATGATTTATTCAGGGAGTTCTCGAGCATGAAATAAATCACTAAAAATAGAAGCAGCAATATTAGAACTTCAATGATCCAGACAGTTCCAAAGTTTGTAGCATTCAATACTTCTTTTATATAACTCAATTTAAATGCATCTGTCCAACCTACGCCAGCGTCAATCGTAACTTTTAAAGGCAGATTGAATAAGATGGAAAATGCTAAGCCTGCATATGAAAGCCAAAGGTATAGACGTGTTCTTCTGCTTTCTTCAAAAAGTCGAGAATCCTTCATTAAAGATAATCTGAAAAAAAGGATTCCAGTAAGTGCAGCGAAGCATATGTATTGAAGACTTTGAAGGATAACATTGATGGAATTCGGAAAACTTGCATTCACTACGGGATTTTCTTGGTCTGAAAGGCCCGCTGAATCTCCAAATTGAAAGGGAATTGTTCCTTCAATGGGATGCCCATCACTTGAAACAACTCTCCATTTAATGTAGTAAATCCCTTCGTCGATAGTGCCCTTCCACTTAGCTTCCAGTATTCTTTCACTTTGTTCCGAGATTGTACTGTCTTGAATTTGAATTTTGTCCCCATCATGGCTGAATACCTCAAGCGAATGGAAAGATGGTTGGATATTCTCGCTGAATTGAATGCTGATCTTTTCAGGAAGAGTATCCATCGCTTCATTCGGGCTAGGATTAGAGCTAATTACCGTAGCATGACCAAAAGCCGTTGCTGGGTATAAAAGCAAACTGAATAGGCTGACTACCAGCCATAAATATTTTTTCATCTTGGTGTGCCATCATCCTTTCATCAGATCATGTAAGCCCATTATAAAAGGAAAATGTGAAAAAACAGTGAAAATAAATTAGTTATCTAAAGGCAGTTTGAAAGGTTCGCTAGAAAAGTGATAATAATAAGTTTAGATTTGCCTTCCTACCTCCATTATAGCCATAAATCTTGGTTTGGAATTCCGCTTTGCAAAACATTAATAGGCATCCTGTTGTTATAAACTGCATTAAGAAATAATTAAGGTTCCTTTGATAACCTGAACCTATCATGTTTACAGGAATTATAGGAGGGATAGGCTTTGCTAAAGAAGGGATTAAAAGAAAAAAGTGTGAAAGTAATCTTGGTTGGTTCCCTTGTGGGGATGGGAACATCCACTTATATGCCCGCAGTAGGGGCTGAGGAAGTCACTTCCGTCATTCAAAAAGAGGCACAAACGGTAAATAGTCTTTCAAAGTTAGAAATAGAGGGTTTAGCACTGGATCAAAAATTTTCAGAAGATGTACACGACTATAGCTCGGCAGTGGGGAATGATGTGGAAAAGATCAACTTACTTGCAGCAAGTCCTAACGAGAATGCATCCATCTATGTGAATGGTGTCAAAATGACAGAGGGGAAGGTGAAGGACTTACCGCTTCAAACTGGCATGAATACATTTGAAATCATCGTCAGCGATGGGCAAAATGAAACGGTTGCCTATACTCTCAAGGTCAAAAAACTTGAAAGTGATGATAACCTTTTAACATCAATCGGATTATCAAAAGGCTCATTGACATTCGATT
This window encodes:
- a CDS encoding copper resistance protein CopC, with amino-acid sequence MKKYLWLVVSLFSLLLYPATAFGHATVISSNPSPNEAMDTLPEKISIQFSENIQPSFHSLEVFSHDGDKIQIQDSTISEQSERILEAKWKGTIDEGIYYIKWRVVSSDGHPIEGTIPFQFGDSAGLSDQENPVVNASFPNSINVILQSLQYICFAALTGILFFRLSLMKDSRLFEESRRTRLYLWLSYAGLAFSILFNLPLKVTIDAGVGWTDAFKLSYIKEVLNATNFGTVWIIEVLILLLLFLVIYFMLENSLNKSLPFLSFIIMASLMICKALTGHTAAVPNQFLAVLMDFLHLLSMALWLGGIMALLVILPGLAERQAVQEDKKTFYWSIIQRFSRWAFLFVIILIVSGIYSSLQHVPTVHSLFNTTYGQLLLAKIGLMLVMIVLGGFHFLRGKKQTKKLGYSVGMEFGLGIVILLVASLLTNVQTAMSSPGPIEKTLMTEENNEVTLMVTPNEVGDNLIQVNLSNEGKPIAEIEQLTITMQPVDTPSGEIKLQMKEKNTGTFTSKSLLTMPGKWNIHVHGLTENLDSINADFIILIGNS
- a CDS encoding S8 family peptidase, whose protein sequence is MTREKRLIPYKVLEVMETVKEKIPEGVELVKAPAIWEKSNYGESVVVAVIDTGIDKGHPDLKERIIGGKDFTNTGDYQDDNGHGTHVSGTIVAAVNNAGVVGVAPKASILALKALNGQGQGDIDWINGALEYAINWRGPNEEKVSVISLSLGGPPDEAEHKLIQKALQNDILVVCAAGNSGDGRHETDELDYPGAYPEVVEVGAVDLSRNLADFSNTNDEIDLVAPGVDILSTYPGNKYARLSGTSMATPHVSGAAALLKVIAEKEFDRNLTEAELYAQLVKSTEDLGISKKAQGNGLLNLTIADQRAEKSIKITIESENIKLPSKSVVME
- a CDS encoding YcnI family copper-binding membrane protein, which produces MKNISKLLIFTFAALFIFSGSAYAHVTVKPSSSAPEAWETYTLKVPVEKETATTKVTLKVPEGVTFESYQPIPGWKVTTEDDKDGHVKSVTWAATDEGIAAGQFQQFSFVAQNPKEETKVAWDAFQYYEDGEIVEWSGDEGSDLPHSVTEITVAPKADAEPADHGHKDEADTNDSTATDNSKDSATTEGAGNQTLIITLAVISLILSIVALFAALRKTKK
- a CDS encoding nitroreductase family protein — translated: METIEAIKTRRSIGIVKQDPVPKEMIEQIIEAGTYAPNHHRTEPWRFFVLTGEGRNKLGEVFEEITRIENADDTPESLISKLERQKKNPLRAPVIIAVGIEPSDKNNVLVAEEYAAVNSAIQNMLLAAHSLGLGAVWRTGKITYHEKVREFFNLSPKGEVLAFIYLGYPDMEPKPAKKTPIDELTTWIE